Proteins from one Mycteria americana isolate JAX WOST 10 ecotype Jacksonville Zoo and Gardens chromosome 1, USCA_MyAme_1.0, whole genome shotgun sequence genomic window:
- the TBC1D30 gene encoding TBC1 domain family member 30 isoform X2: MRQDRLTGSLRRGGRCLKRQSSGGGVGTILSNVLKKRSCISRTAPRLLCTLEPGVDTKLKFTLEPSLGQNGFQQWHDALKAVARLPTGIPKEWRRKVWLTLADQYLHSIAIDWDKTMRFTFNERSNPDDDSMGIQIVKDLHRTGCSSYCGQEAEQDRVVLKRVLLAYARWNKSVGYCQGFNILAALILEVMEGNEGDALKIMIYLIDKVLPDSYFVNNLRALSVDMAVFRDLLRMKLPELSQHLDTLQRAANRESGGGYEPPLTNVFTMQWFLTLFATCLPNHTVLKIWDSVFFEGSEIILRVALAIWAKLGEQIECCETTDEFYSTMGKLTQEMLEDSLIDSNELMHTVYTMAQFPFPQLAELREKYTYNITPFPAAVKSTSLSGRLGRTRDSDEENDVDDEDSIANAIGCLGPLSGFLAPELQKYQKQMKDQNEEQSLGSSNIAELSPGAIDSCRSEYHAAFNSMMMERMTTDINALKKQYSRIKKKQQQQVHHVYIRADKGPVTSLLPSQVNHSPVINHLLLGKKMKLNNRSLKNAVIHIPSHAPGKMSPIPQEDLKTKLNSPWRTHIRVHRKNIARAKGQLGYGDTVGLIDEQSESCKTNSPGAKEETSKHSDSGEREGGGLDDRTTRKADQQSSEPVSTDSTNMSVVQLKLEALELTSDDKTDAESTPHQSGQPHLSESSSSSSNSGNLPKSPQPGHPKPQVFNPFPSVKPLRKSATARNLGLYGPTERTPTVHFPQMSRSFNKSASGNSGTRKR, from the exons GGGTTGATACAAAATTGAAATTCACTCTTGAACCATCTTTAGGTCAAAATGGTTTTCAGCAg TGGCATGATGCGCTCAAAGCGGTGGCCAGATTGCCGACAGGGATACCGAAAGAATGGCGGAGAAAG GTTTGGCTGACCCTAGCTGATCAGTACTTACACAGTATAGCCATTGACTGGGATAAAACCATGCGTTTCACATTCAATGAAAGAAGTAATCCTGATGATGACTCTATGGGCATCCAGATAGTAAAG GACCTTCACCGAACTGGTTGCAGTTCTTACTGTGGCCAGGAGGCAGAGCAAGATCGAGTGGTATTAAAACGCGTTTTGCTGGCTTATGCCAGGTGGAATAAATCTGTTGGCTATTGTCAAGGATTTAACATACTAGCTGCACTTATTCTGGAAGTAATGGAGGGCAATGAAGGGGATGCCCTGAAA ATCATGATTTACCTAATTGATAAGGTGCTTCCTGATAGCTATTTTGTCAATAATCTCCGCGCTCTCTCTGTGGATATGGCTGTTTTCCGAGATCTTTTAAGAATGAAGCTTCCTGAACTGTCCCAGCATTTAGACACCCTGCAAAGAGCTGCTAACAGAGAAAGTGGAG gaggCTACGAACCCCCACTTACAAATGTCTTCACAATGCAGTGGTTTCTGACTCTCTTTGCCACTTGCCTGCCTAACCATACAGTTCTGAAGATCTGGGATTCAGTATTCTTTGAAGGCTCTGAAATTATACTGAGAGTAGCTTTGGCTATCTGGGCAAAGTTAGGAGA GCAAATAGAGTGTTGTGAAACTACAGATGAGTTTTACAGTACCATGGGCAAGCTGAcccaggagatgctggaggacAGTCTAATTGACAGCAATGAACTCATGCAC acTGTTTATACCATGGCTCAATTTCCCTTTCCACAACTGGCAGAATTAAGGGAGAAATACACATACAACATTACTCCTTTCCCTGCAGCAGTAAAATCAACTTCACTTTCAGG AAGGCTAGGCAGAACCAGAGACAGTGATGAGGAGAATGATGTAGATGATGAAGACTCAATTGCCAATGCAATTGGCTGTCTTGGACCATTAAGTGGGTTTTTGGCACCAGAGCTCCAAAAATACCAAAAACAGATGAAAG ATCAGAATGAAGAGCAAAGTCTGGGTTCCAGTAACATTGCGGAATTAAGTCCAGGAGCAATAGACTCTTGCCGAAGCGAGTATCATGCTGCTTTTAACAGCATGATGATGGAGCGTATGACCACTGATATTAATGCACTGAAAAAGCAATATTCCAGGATAAAgaagaagcagcaacagcaggtTCACCATGTGTATATCAGAGCAG ACAAAGGGCCAGTTACCAGCCTCCTGCCTTCTCAGGTAAACCATTCCCCGGTAATAAACCACCTCCTTTtaggaaagaagatgaaattgAATAACAGGTCTCTCAAAAATGCTGTTATTCACATCCCAAGTCATGCTCCAGGGAAGATGTCTCCCATTCCCCAAGAAGatcttaaaacaaaactgaactctCCGTGGCGCACTCACATACGAGTTCATCGAAAGAATATTGCTAGGGCCAAAGGCCAGCTGGGCTATGGGGATACCGTAGGACTAATAGATGAGCAGAGCGAGAGCTGTAAAACAAATAGTCCTGGCGCAAAAGAGGAGACTTCCAAACATTCTGActctggagaaagagaaggaggtgGTTTGGATGACAGGACTACTCGAAAAGCTGACCAGCAGTCGTCTGAGCCAGTCTCTACGGACAGCACAAACATGTCAGTGGTTCAGCTAAAACTGGAAGCACTGGAACTCACCTCAGATGATAAAACCGATGCTGAGTCAACACCCCATCAATCTGGCCAGCCACATTTATCAGAGTCCTCCAGTTCATCCAGCAACAGTGGAAACCTGCCTAAATCTCCCCAGCCTGGGCACCCAAAGCCGCAAGTCTTCAATCCTTTTCCCAGTGTCAAGCCTCTTCGAAAGTCAGCTACAGCCAGGAATTTAGGGCTGTATGGCCCCACTGAAAGAACGCCAACTGTACACTTCCCACAAATGAGTAGAAGTTTCAATAAGTCTGCCAGTGGCAACAGTGGGACCAGGAAACGATGA
- the TBC1D30 gene encoding TBC1 domain family member 30 isoform X4, with product MRQDRLTGSLRRGGRCLKRQSSGGGVGTILSNVLKKRSCISRTAPRLLCTLEPGVDTKLKFTLEPSLGQNGFQQWHDALKAVARLPTGIPKEWRRKVWLTLADQYLHSIAIDWDKTMRFTFNERSNPDDDSMGIQIVKDLHRTGCSSYCGQEAEQDRVVLKRVLLAYARWNKSVGYCQGFNILAALILEVMEGNEGDALKIMIYLIDKVLPDSYFVNNLRALSVDMAVFRDLLRMKLPELSQHLDTLQRAANRESGGGYEPPLTNVFTMQWFLTLFATCLPNHTVLKIWDSVFFEGSEIILRVALAIWAKLGEQIECCETTDEFYSTMGKLTQEMLEDSLIDSNELMHTVYTMAQFPFPQLAELREKYTYNITPFPAAVKSTSLSGRLGRTRDSDEENDVDDEDSIANAIGCLGPLSGFLAPELQKYQKQMKDQNEEQSLGSSNIAELSPGAIDSCRSEYHAAFNSMMMERMTTDINALKKQYSRIKKKQQQQVHHVYIRAGSEDDDPGIFLGPRDQLNNDKGPVTSLLPSQVNHSPVINHLLLGKKMKLNNRSLKNAVIHIPSHAPGKMSPIPQEDLKTKLNSPWRTHIRVHRKNIARAKGQLGYGDTVGLIDEQSESCKTNSPGAKEETSKHSDSGEREGGGLDDRTTRKADQQSSEPVSTDSTNMSVVQLKLEALELTSDDKTDAESTPHQSGQPHLSESSSSSSNSGNLPKSPQPGHPKPQVFNPFPSVKPLRKSATARNLGLYGPTERTPTVHFPQMSRSFNKSASGNSGTRKR from the exons GGGTTGATACAAAATTGAAATTCACTCTTGAACCATCTTTAGGTCAAAATGGTTTTCAGCAg TGGCATGATGCGCTCAAAGCGGTGGCCAGATTGCCGACAGGGATACCGAAAGAATGGCGGAGAAAG GTTTGGCTGACCCTAGCTGATCAGTACTTACACAGTATAGCCATTGACTGGGATAAAACCATGCGTTTCACATTCAATGAAAGAAGTAATCCTGATGATGACTCTATGGGCATCCAGATAGTAAAG GACCTTCACCGAACTGGTTGCAGTTCTTACTGTGGCCAGGAGGCAGAGCAAGATCGAGTGGTATTAAAACGCGTTTTGCTGGCTTATGCCAGGTGGAATAAATCTGTTGGCTATTGTCAAGGATTTAACATACTAGCTGCACTTATTCTGGAAGTAATGGAGGGCAATGAAGGGGATGCCCTGAAA ATCATGATTTACCTAATTGATAAGGTGCTTCCTGATAGCTATTTTGTCAATAATCTCCGCGCTCTCTCTGTGGATATGGCTGTTTTCCGAGATCTTTTAAGAATGAAGCTTCCTGAACTGTCCCAGCATTTAGACACCCTGCAAAGAGCTGCTAACAGAGAAAGTGGAG gaggCTACGAACCCCCACTTACAAATGTCTTCACAATGCAGTGGTTTCTGACTCTCTTTGCCACTTGCCTGCCTAACCATACAGTTCTGAAGATCTGGGATTCAGTATTCTTTGAAGGCTCTGAAATTATACTGAGAGTAGCTTTGGCTATCTGGGCAAAGTTAGGAGA GCAAATAGAGTGTTGTGAAACTACAGATGAGTTTTACAGTACCATGGGCAAGCTGAcccaggagatgctggaggacAGTCTAATTGACAGCAATGAACTCATGCAC acTGTTTATACCATGGCTCAATTTCCCTTTCCACAACTGGCAGAATTAAGGGAGAAATACACATACAACATTACTCCTTTCCCTGCAGCAGTAAAATCAACTTCACTTTCAGG AAGGCTAGGCAGAACCAGAGACAGTGATGAGGAGAATGATGTAGATGATGAAGACTCAATTGCCAATGCAATTGGCTGTCTTGGACCATTAAGTGGGTTTTTGGCACCAGAGCTCCAAAAATACCAAAAACAGATGAAAG ATCAGAATGAAGAGCAAAGTCTGGGTTCCAGTAACATTGCGGAATTAAGTCCAGGAGCAATAGACTCTTGCCGAAGCGAGTATCATGCTGCTTTTAACAGCATGATGATGGAGCGTATGACCACTGATATTAATGCACTGAAAAAGCAATATTCCAGGATAAAgaagaagcagcaacagcaggtTCACCATGTGTATATCAGAGCAG gATCTGAAGATGACGACCCTGGGATTTTTTTAGGTCCCAGGGACCAGCTGAACAATG ACAAAGGGCCAGTTACCAGCCTCCTGCCTTCTCAGGTAAACCATTCCCCGGTAATAAACCACCTCCTTTtaggaaagaagatgaaattgAATAACAGGTCTCTCAAAAATGCTGTTATTCACATCCCAAGTCATGCTCCAGGGAAGATGTCTCCCATTCCCCAAGAAGatcttaaaacaaaactgaactctCCGTGGCGCACTCACATACGAGTTCATCGAAAGAATATTGCTAGGGCCAAAGGCCAGCTGGGCTATGGGGATACCGTAGGACTAATAGATGAGCAGAGCGAGAGCTGTAAAACAAATAGTCCTGGCGCAAAAGAGGAGACTTCCAAACATTCTGActctggagaaagagaaggaggtgGTTTGGATGACAGGACTACTCGAAAAGCTGACCAGCAGTCGTCTGAGCCAGTCTCTACGGACAGCACAAACATGTCAGTGGTTCAGCTAAAACTGGAAGCACTGGAACTCACCTCAGATGATAAAACCGATGCTGAGTCAACACCCCATCAATCTGGCCAGCCACATTTATCAGAGTCCTCCAGTTCATCCAGCAACAGTGGAAACCTGCCTAAATCTCCCCAGCCTGGGCACCCAAAGCCGCAAGTCTTCAATCCTTTTCCCAGTGTCAAGCCTCTTCGAAAGTCAGCTACAGCCAGGAATTTAGGGCTGTATGGCCCCACTGAAAGAACGCCAACTGTACACTTCCCACAAATGAGTAGAAGTTTCAATAAGTCTGCCAGTGGCAACAGTGGGACCAGGAAACGATGA
- the TBC1D30 gene encoding TBC1 domain family member 30 isoform X3, producing the protein MRFTFNERSNPDDDSMGIQIVKDLHRTGCSSYCGQEAEQDRVVLKRVLLAYARWNKSVGYCQGFNILAALILEVMEGNEGDALKIMIYLIDKVLPDSYFVNNLRALSVDMAVFRDLLRMKLPELSQHLDTLQRAANRESGGGYEPPLTNVFTMQWFLTLFATCLPNHTVLKIWDSVFFEGSEIILRVALAIWAKLGEQIECCETTDEFYSTMGKLTQEMLEDSLIDSNELMHTVYTMAQFPFPQLAELREKYTYNITPFPAAVKSTSLSGRLGRTRDSDEENDVDDEDSIANAIGCLGPLSGFLAPELQKYQKQMKDQNEEQSLGSSNIAELSPGAIDSCRSEYHAAFNSMMMERMTTDINALKKQYSRIKKKQQQQVHHVYIRADKGPVTSLLPSQVNHSPVINHLLLGKKMKLNNRSLKNAVIHIPSHAPGKMSPIPQEDLKTKLNSPWRTHIRVHRKNIARAKGQLGYGDTVGLIDEQSESCKTNSPGAKEETSKHSDSGEREGGGLDDRTTRKADQQSSEPVSTDSTNMSVVQLKLEALELTSDDKTDAESTPHQSGQPHLSESSSSSSNSGNLPKSPQPGHPKPQVFNPFPSVKPLRKSATARNLGLYGPTERTPTVHFPQMSRSFNKSASGNSGTRKR; encoded by the exons ATGCGTTTCACATTCAATGAAAGAAGTAATCCTGATGATGACTCTATGGGCATCCAGATAGTAAAG GACCTTCACCGAACTGGTTGCAGTTCTTACTGTGGCCAGGAGGCAGAGCAAGATCGAGTGGTATTAAAACGCGTTTTGCTGGCTTATGCCAGGTGGAATAAATCTGTTGGCTATTGTCAAGGATTTAACATACTAGCTGCACTTATTCTGGAAGTAATGGAGGGCAATGAAGGGGATGCCCTGAAA ATCATGATTTACCTAATTGATAAGGTGCTTCCTGATAGCTATTTTGTCAATAATCTCCGCGCTCTCTCTGTGGATATGGCTGTTTTCCGAGATCTTTTAAGAATGAAGCTTCCTGAACTGTCCCAGCATTTAGACACCCTGCAAAGAGCTGCTAACAGAGAAAGTGGAG gaggCTACGAACCCCCACTTACAAATGTCTTCACAATGCAGTGGTTTCTGACTCTCTTTGCCACTTGCCTGCCTAACCATACAGTTCTGAAGATCTGGGATTCAGTATTCTTTGAAGGCTCTGAAATTATACTGAGAGTAGCTTTGGCTATCTGGGCAAAGTTAGGAGA GCAAATAGAGTGTTGTGAAACTACAGATGAGTTTTACAGTACCATGGGCAAGCTGAcccaggagatgctggaggacAGTCTAATTGACAGCAATGAACTCATGCAC acTGTTTATACCATGGCTCAATTTCCCTTTCCACAACTGGCAGAATTAAGGGAGAAATACACATACAACATTACTCCTTTCCCTGCAGCAGTAAAATCAACTTCACTTTCAGG AAGGCTAGGCAGAACCAGAGACAGTGATGAGGAGAATGATGTAGATGATGAAGACTCAATTGCCAATGCAATTGGCTGTCTTGGACCATTAAGTGGGTTTTTGGCACCAGAGCTCCAAAAATACCAAAAACAGATGAAAG ATCAGAATGAAGAGCAAAGTCTGGGTTCCAGTAACATTGCGGAATTAAGTCCAGGAGCAATAGACTCTTGCCGAAGCGAGTATCATGCTGCTTTTAACAGCATGATGATGGAGCGTATGACCACTGATATTAATGCACTGAAAAAGCAATATTCCAGGATAAAgaagaagcagcaacagcaggtTCACCATGTGTATATCAGAGCAG ACAAAGGGCCAGTTACCAGCCTCCTGCCTTCTCAGGTAAACCATTCCCCGGTAATAAACCACCTCCTTTtaggaaagaagatgaaattgAATAACAGGTCTCTCAAAAATGCTGTTATTCACATCCCAAGTCATGCTCCAGGGAAGATGTCTCCCATTCCCCAAGAAGatcttaaaacaaaactgaactctCCGTGGCGCACTCACATACGAGTTCATCGAAAGAATATTGCTAGGGCCAAAGGCCAGCTGGGCTATGGGGATACCGTAGGACTAATAGATGAGCAGAGCGAGAGCTGTAAAACAAATAGTCCTGGCGCAAAAGAGGAGACTTCCAAACATTCTGActctggagaaagagaaggaggtgGTTTGGATGACAGGACTACTCGAAAAGCTGACCAGCAGTCGTCTGAGCCAGTCTCTACGGACAGCACAAACATGTCAGTGGTTCAGCTAAAACTGGAAGCACTGGAACTCACCTCAGATGATAAAACCGATGCTGAGTCAACACCCCATCAATCTGGCCAGCCACATTTATCAGAGTCCTCCAGTTCATCCAGCAACAGTGGAAACCTGCCTAAATCTCCCCAGCCTGGGCACCCAAAGCCGCAAGTCTTCAATCCTTTTCCCAGTGTCAAGCCTCTTCGAAAGTCAGCTACAGCCAGGAATTTAGGGCTGTATGGCCCCACTGAAAGAACGCCAACTGTACACTTCCCACAAATGAGTAGAAGTTTCAATAAGTCTGCCAGTGGCAACAGTGGGACCAGGAAACGATGA